A stretch of Desulfitibacter sp. BRH_c19 DNA encodes these proteins:
- a CDS encoding two-component system response regulator: protein MKNILLVEDDLSIIEGLKFSLSKHDFDVTIARTVREAKACLKLPEYNLIILDLMLPDGSGFDLCKAVRQTSNIPIIFLTASDEEVNIVMGLDIGGDDYITKPFKLNELLSRINAALRRSNHDKQQLAELNSNGITVKLLEGKVMKNGVELELTSVEYKLLCLFMQNPKVILSKEQIMQKLWDCRECFVDDNTLAVYISRLRAKIEDCPKDPSFLVTARGMGYKWNIV, encoded by the coding sequence ATGAAAAATATTTTATTAGTTGAAGATGATTTAAGCATCATTGAAGGCTTGAAATTTTCACTTTCTAAACATGACTTTGATGTAACCATTGCTCGAACTGTAAGAGAAGCCAAAGCATGTTTAAAGCTACCTGAATACAATCTAATTATATTGGATTTAATGCTTCCTGATGGTAGTGGTTTTGACTTGTGTAAAGCAGTTAGGCAAACATCAAACATTCCAATAATTTTCTTGACCGCTTCAGATGAAGAAGTGAATATTGTCATGGGTTTGGATATTGGTGGGGATGATTATATAACAAAACCATTTAAACTAAATGAGCTTTTATCAAGGATAAATGCAGCCTTAAGGCGGTCGAATCATGATAAGCAACAATTAGCGGAATTAAATTCAAATGGTATTACAGTAAAGCTTTTAGAAGGCAAAGTAATGAAAAATGGAGTGGAATTAGAACTTACATCAGTAGAATACAAATTATTATGCCTGTTTATGCAGAATCCAAAGGTCATATTATCAAAAGAACAAATAATGCAAAAATTATGGGATTGCCGTGAATGTTTTGTTGATGATAATACCTTGGCAGTTTATATCAGCAGGTTGCGAGCAAAAATCGAAGATTGTCCAAAGGACCCATCATTTCTAGTAACAGCTAGAGGAATGGGATATAAGTGGAATATTGTATAA